CCACGATCGTCGAGGGCGCGGGCGACGCGGCCGAGGTCGAGGGGCGCGTCAGCCAGATCAAGGCCGAGATCGACAACACCGACTCCGACTGGGACCGCGAGAAGCTCCAGGAGCGCCTCGCGAAGCTCGCCGGCGGCGTGTGCGTGATCAAGGTCGGCGCCGCCACCGAGGTGGAGCTGAAGGAGAAGAAGCACCGGATCGAGGACGCGGTCTCCGCGACCCGCGCCGCGATCGAGGAGGGCATCGTCGCCGGTGGCGGTTCCGCCATCGTCCACGCCGCCTCCGCGCTCGACGGTGACCTCGGCCTGAGCGGCGACGAGGCCATCGGCGTCCGCGTCGTGCGCAAGGCCGTCGACGAGCCGCTGCGCTGGATCGCCGAGAACGGCGGCGAGCAGGGCTACGTCGTCGTCGCCAACGTCCGCTCCGGCAAGGTCGGCGAGGGCTACAACGCCGCGACCGGCGAGTACGGCGACCTGGTCGCCCAGGGCGTGCTCGACCCGGTCAAGGTCACCAAGGCCGCGCTGGCCAACGCGTCCTCGATCGCGGGCATGCTGCTCACGACCGAGACGCTGATCGTCGAGAAGCCCGAGGACGAGGACGAGACCGCCGCGGCCGGCCACGGCCACGGCCACGGTCACTGACGGTTCCGCTTTTCACGACAGCCCGCACGCCCCCGGCTCCGCACGGAGCCGGGGGCGTGCGTCGTCCGCGGGCCCGCCTACGATGGACGCGCCTGTCGTCCGAGCGAGAGCGGTGCCTGATGCTCACCCGCGCCCCCGTGCGTGCTGCTGCGCTGCGGCGTACGCGTGGGACGATGGCGGGGCTCGTCTGCGGGGTCGGCGCGGTGCTCGCGCACGTCGCGGCCGGAGCGGCGGCACCGTCGCTCACCACGACCGTGGGCGTCGTCGTGGCGGCCGTCCTGGTCTGCGTGGCGCTCGCCGGTGACCGACTCGAGCCCTCCCTCCTGCTCGGCGTCACTCTGGTGACGCAGGGTCTGCTGCACCTGACGATGACGGCAGACGCGGCCGGCCACGCGGGCGACTCGGTCTACGTCACCGTCGGCCAGTCAGCGCACCACCTGCACGGCGACCCGGCACTCATGCTGCTGGGCCACCTGGCCGCCGCGGTGCTCACCGCCGTGCTCGCCTCCGGCAGCGAGGCCGCCTGGCGCGGTGTGCTGTGGGCCGTGGTCGGCCTCGGTCGCCGGCTGCTGCAGGTCCTGCGGCCGGTCCCGGCCGCCCTGCGGTCGGTGCTCCCGGCGAGCGACGACGAGCGGGTCAAGCCGTCGTCACGCGTGCGCGGTGCCGTCGTTGCGCGCGCCGCCCGGTCGACGCCCCTCCCCAGCACTCCTCCTCGTCCGGGCCTGAGCCGTCGTACGGCGCTCGTCCGGGCGCCCCCTGCGCGCCTGGACGCGCCGTACGACGACAGGACTTCGATGACCATCGCCACCTTGCGTGCACGCCTGCGCGCACCACTGGCCGCGACGGCTCTGGCCGCGGCCCTCGTACTGACCGCCACCGGCTGCGCGCACGACGACGACCCGCCGCCCCCGGCTGCCGCCACGGCCGAAGCCGTCTCGCTCAGCGCCGAGGACCTCTGGGTCCGTGCCGCCGACGGCGCCATGACCGCGGCGTTCGGCACCCTGGTCAACCCCGGCCCCGAGGACCGCGTGCTGGTCGCAGCCACCAGCGACGTCGCCGGCGCCGTCGAGCTGCACGAGGTCGTCGAGTCCGGCGGCCAGGCGGTCATGCAGGAGCGCGCCGGCGGATTCATCGTCCCGGGCGGCGGCAGCCACGAGCTCGCACCTGGTGCCGACCACCTCATGCTGATGGAGCTGACCCGGCCGCTGGCGGTCGGCGAGCACGTCGAGGTCGTGCTCACCTTCGACGACGGCTCCACCGCCACCGTCACCGCGGTCGTCAAGCAGGCACCCGCCGGCGACGAGAAGTACGCCGAGCACGGTGACGCGGACGGTGACGCGCATGAGGATCACGACCATTGAGCTCCGACCTCGGCCGGCGGCACCTGCTCCAGGCAGGTGCCGCCCTCGGCGGCGGGCTCGTCGGCTGGTCCGCGCGTGACCTCACCCACGACCGTGGCGCGGAGCCCGCTGACGCCGCCCCCGCACCGGCGTACGGCGGGGAGCGGGAGCCGTTCCACGGTCGGCACCAGTCCGGCATCGTGACCCCACCGCAGGCGCACGCGCTCGTCCTGGGCCTCGACCTGCGCTCCGGTGTCGACCGCGCCGGCCTGGCCCGGATGATGCGGCTGCTCAGCGACGACGTCGCGCGGCTCTCCCAGGGGCGCCCGGCGCTGGCCGACACCCTGGGGGAGCTTGCGGTGCTGCCGGCCCGGCTGACGGCGACCTTCGGGTTCGGCCCACGGGTCGTCGCCGAGCTCGTGCCGCCACGGCACCGCTTCGACTTCGCGGAGCTGCCGGACTTCGCCACCGACCGGCTGCGCCCGCAGTGGGGCCAGACCGACCTTGTCGTCCAGCTGTGCGCCGACGACCCGGTCACGCTCGCCCACACCCGCCGGGTGCTGCTACGCGACGCGCGCGTGTTCGCCCGGGTGCGCTGGACCCAGGAGGGGTTCCGTCGCGCCCGCGGTGCCGAGCCGGCCGGGACGACGATGCGCAACCTGATGGGTCAGGTCGACGGGACGGTCAACCTCTCCGAGCGCGATCGTGACCACGACCGGCTGCTGTGGAGCGACCTGCCCGGCCTGGGCGGCGGGACGTTCCTCGTGCTGCGCCGGATCGCGATGGACCTGGTGGACTGGGAGAGCCTGTCGCGCAGCACGCGTGAGCACACGATCGGTCGCCGGCTCAGCGACGGCGCCCCGCTGACGGGAGGTGCGGAGCACGATGCGCCCGACCCCCACGCGGTCGATGATCGTGGCCTCCCGGTGCTCGACCGGGCGGCCCACGTGCTGCGCGCGCAGCCGCAGAAGCCGGACGAGCGATTCCTGCGCAGGCCCTACAACTACACTCGGGACGAGGCAGATCCAGCGTTGGCGCCGGACGGTGTCGAGGCGGGACTGCTGTTCGTCGCGTTCGCAGCGGACCCGGTCGCCCAGTTCGTCCCGGTCCAGCAGCGACTCGCCGAGCAGGACCGCCTCAACGAGTGGGTGACCACGATCGGGTCCGGCGTGTGGGCGGTCCCGGGGGGTTGCTCGCCCGAGGACGGCGACTACGTGGGGCGCGAGCTGTTGGGCACCCCCGCACTGTGACCAGGACGAGAGGATCAAGCATGGCGAAGCAGGACTCCGGGGACGACAAGGTCACCGGCGGCACCCCCGCAGCCCGGGCACGCGCACGCGCCGCGGAAGTCCGCGCCGAGCAGGAGAAGCAGGTCAAGCGGCGTCGTCGGATCAACCAGCTGCTGGCGGTCGTCCTCGTGCTCGTGGCCGGTGGCGCCATCACCGCCGCGGTGATCGCCGGACAGCGCACGGCCAACGCGCCCGCGGAGACCCCGCCGAACCTCAGCGCCGACGGCGCTGTCGTCCTGGGCAACCCGGACGCCGAGACGGTGCTGCAGGTC
The nucleotide sequence above comes from Nocardioides massiliensis. Encoded proteins:
- a CDS encoding Dyp-type peroxidase; amino-acid sequence: MSSDLGRRHLLQAGAALGGGLVGWSARDLTHDRGAEPADAAPAPAYGGEREPFHGRHQSGIVTPPQAHALVLGLDLRSGVDRAGLARMMRLLSDDVARLSQGRPALADTLGELAVLPARLTATFGFGPRVVAELVPPRHRFDFAELPDFATDRLRPQWGQTDLVVQLCADDPVTLAHTRRVLLRDARVFARVRWTQEGFRRARGAEPAGTTMRNLMGQVDGTVNLSERDRDHDRLLWSDLPGLGGGTFLVLRRIAMDLVDWESLSRSTREHTIGRRLSDGAPLTGGAEHDAPDPHAVDDRGLPVLDRAAHVLRAQPQKPDERFLRRPYNYTRDEADPALAPDGVEAGLLFVAFAADPVAQFVPVQQRLAEQDRLNEWVTTIGSGVWAVPGGCSPEDGDYVGRELLGTPAL
- a CDS encoding copper chaperone PCu(A)C codes for the protein MLTRAPVRAAALRRTRGTMAGLVCGVGAVLAHVAAGAAAPSLTTTVGVVVAAVLVCVALAGDRLEPSLLLGVTLVTQGLLHLTMTADAAGHAGDSVYVTVGQSAHHLHGDPALMLLGHLAAAVLTAVLASGSEAAWRGVLWAVVGLGRRLLQVLRPVPAALRSVLPASDDERVKPSSRVRGAVVARAARSTPLPSTPPRPGLSRRTALVRAPPARLDAPYDDRTSMTIATLRARLRAPLAATALAAALVLTATGCAHDDDPPPPAAATAEAVSLSAEDLWVRAADGAMTAAFGTLVNPGPEDRVLVAATSDVAGAVELHEVVESGGQAVMQERAGGFIVPGGGSHELAPGADHLMLMELTRPLAVGEHVEVVLTFDDGSTATVTAVVKQAPAGDEKYAEHGDADGDAHEDHDH